The genomic region CCACCGATAGAATCAGGCTGCTTTGCGCCGCATTGATGGAAAACTCGTGGGACAGCGCCGGCATCATCGGCTGTACGCAATACAACAGGGCAAAGGTGGCAAACCCACCGGAGAACAGCGCCAGCACCGTGCGCATGAACATCGGCGTGCCTTTTTCGATGTATTCGTCATTGAGCTGCGCCACCACTTCGTCGAGGGCGGAGGGGGGCGTTTGTTGGGTGAGTGGAGCAACAGCAGAATTCACGGAGACCTCGGGGAGGAAGGGCTGCCAGGACCGGCAATGCAAAAAAGAATATAGCTGCCTAATGATTCTTTCCAATATATTGTTCGACCTGTTTGATAGGTTTTACGACCTAATGAGGGATACATGGAATTACGTCATCTGCGGTACTTCATCGCCGTCGCCGAAGAACTGCATTTTGGTCGCGCCGCGCAGGTGCTGGGTATCTCGCAACCGCCCCTGAGCCAACAGATCCAGGCGCTGGAACAAGAGGTGGGTGCGCGGCTATTTGAGCGCACCAATCGTCGGGTCGAGCTGAGCGAGGCAGGGCGGCTGTTCCTGCAAGAGGCGCGACTGGTACTGGCCCAGGTCGACAAGGCGGCGGACGTGGCGCGCAGGGCGCAATCGGGAGAGCTCGGGGAATTGAAGATCGGCTTCACGTCTTCCGCACCGTTCAATTCCAGCATTCCCCAGGCGATCTTTGCGTTTCGCCAGGCTTTCCCGGCCGTGCACCTCAACTTGCAAGAGATGAGCAGCACCGAGGTGGCCGAGTCGCTGGTGGATGAGTCGATCCAGGTCGGGCTGATGCGACCTTTGCCATTGCCCGATTCGCTGAGCGTGGTCGAGTTGATGCGCGAGCCGCTGGTCGCGGTCTTGAACGCCGGCCATCCCTTGGTGGAAGGCAGCGAGCGCGGCTTGCACCTGGCGCAATTGGCGCAGGAGCCCTTTGTGTTTTTCCCACGCACCTACGGCAGCGGCCTGTATGCCCAACTGCTCAACCTGGCCCGCGACGCCGGGTTCAGCCCGCATTTTGCCCAGGAAGCGGGGGAGGCGATGACCATCATCGGCCTGGTGGCGGCGGGGTTGGGCGTGTCGGTGTTGCCGGCGTCTTACCAGCGTATTCGCATTGATGGCGTGGTCTATCGCACGCTGCTCGACCCAGAGGCGATGACGGCGGTGTGGCTGGTACAGCGCAAGGGCGTGCAAACGCCGATGGCGAAGGGGTTTGTGGAGTTGTTGACGCGTCAGGTATTGGTGTAGGCGGGGTCACATATCAGGTAACGCAACCGGCTTAGTTATTCGCCAGAAACTTGCGCAAAATCATTCTTTTTCAGGCGAGTGGATATGGATGGCACTTCTCTATCAGCCCAAGGAGGGCAGCGTGTTGATTTGTGATTTTCGTGGCTATGAGGTTCCGGAAATCATCAAGATTCGACCTGTTATTGTGATACGCAAACACCGGACGAATAAGCTGCTCGTAACGGTGGTACCTCTGAGTACTACCGCTCCACAGCAGGTGTTGGAACACCATTTGCGGCTTGATAGCCACCTTCAGGGAGCGAGCCCGGTCTGCTGGGCTAAATGCGACATCGTCGCGACAGTCAGCTTGGGTCGACTGGACCGAATCAAAAGTAAAGATCGTCATGGCAAACGAACTTACAAAATAGCCGAACTCACCAATGACCAATTTTTGGCGATAAAAGCGGCGGTGCGCAGTGCGCTTGGGTTGCGATAAAGCGGGATATAGATGGACGGCGTTTTGCCACCGATTGCAGGTAACCTGCTTTCAGGCATACTGGCCGAGTTCCCGAAAAGGGGCTTGTGAGACTCTGAGGGTCCTGGGCAACCAGCCACCGCAGAGCCAGGCAGGAAGCGGCGATGACAAGCCAACCTGTTTGTGAAGAGGGCGCCTAAAGGCGCCCTTTGTCGTTTCTGGCCTTACTGCATCCCGGTCGAGCGCAACCCTGCCAGGAT from Pseudomonas synxantha harbors:
- a CDS encoding LysR family transcriptional regulator, which codes for MELRHLRYFIAVAEELHFGRAAQVLGISQPPLSQQIQALEQEVGARLFERTNRRVELSEAGRLFLQEARLVLAQVDKAADVARRAQSGELGELKIGFTSSAPFNSSIPQAIFAFRQAFPAVHLNLQEMSSTEVAESLVDESIQVGLMRPLPLPDSLSVVELMREPLVAVLNAGHPLVEGSERGLHLAQLAQEPFVFFPRTYGSGLYAQLLNLARDAGFSPHFAQEAGEAMTIIGLVAAGLGVSVLPASYQRIRIDGVVYRTLLDPEAMTAVWLVQRKGVQTPMAKGFVELLTRQVLV
- a CDS encoding type II toxin-antitoxin system PemK/MazF family toxin: MALLYQPKEGSVLICDFRGYEVPEIIKIRPVIVIRKHRTNKLLVTVVPLSTTAPQQVLEHHLRLDSHLQGASPVCWAKCDIVATVSLGRLDRIKSKDRHGKRTYKIAELTNDQFLAIKAAVRSALGLR